Proteins from a genomic interval of Ancylomarina subtilis:
- a CDS encoding tetratricopeptide repeat protein has product MKTRLTILTAVLMLSTMFGVNAQTKESKYGVDSAKTVLNASLYSEMVKQKNYKDALPNWRYVFNNAPKFQRSTYSKGVDIMRSMFVSTKNPKYIDTLMMVYDQRIKYYGSNRKYPTGWILGRKGGDFFTYSKKEPVLIKKAYDIMKKSIEIQGVDSEAAVVNKTMEAGKLLVLAGKLSPEAVIDDYLSFMDLLKNQMEKYPKKVTNIKAAIVNVENDFFAAGVADCETLSNIFTPKFEANPDDMVLINKIMKMLNRQECEDGALYAKVAEQKYKLEPSADAAHNLAKMFIKKKQFSKSKEYLSKSIGLEEDAEVKADLHFKLASILLMEHNLVASRNNALAAIKNKPNWGQPYLLIGKCYAAGSKEFPGKMHEKQAVYWVAVDKFMKAKSVDPECAEEANKLIQTYSKYFPAKEEAFMQGLKEGETYKVGDWINETTKIRLNE; this is encoded by the coding sequence ATGAAAACTAGACTTACAATCCTTACTGCTGTCCTTATGCTATCGACGATGTTCGGAGTAAATGCTCAGACCAAAGAGTCGAAGTATGGCGTAGATAGTGCAAAAACAGTTTTGAATGCATCGCTATATAGTGAAATGGTGAAGCAAAAGAATTATAAAGACGCTCTTCCAAATTGGAGATATGTCTTTAATAATGCTCCTAAATTTCAAAGATCAACTTATTCGAAGGGTGTGGATATCATGCGTAGTATGTTCGTTTCGACGAAAAATCCTAAATATATCGATACTTTGATGATGGTTTATGATCAAAGAATCAAATACTACGGTTCAAACCGAAAATATCCTACAGGATGGATTCTTGGACGTAAAGGTGGGGATTTTTTCACATATAGTAAGAAAGAGCCTGTGTTAATCAAGAAGGCTTATGATATCATGAAAAAATCGATCGAGATACAAGGTGTTGATTCTGAGGCTGCAGTTGTTAATAAGACAATGGAAGCTGGCAAGCTTTTGGTTTTAGCTGGTAAATTGTCTCCTGAAGCCGTTATTGATGACTACTTATCATTCATGGATCTTCTGAAAAATCAAATGGAAAAGTATCCTAAGAAAGTAACTAATATTAAGGCGGCTATTGTAAATGTTGAAAATGATTTCTTTGCAGCTGGTGTTGCTGACTGTGAGACTTTGAGTAATATCTTTACTCCTAAGTTCGAAGCAAATCCTGATGATATGGTTCTGATCAATAAGATTATGAAAATGTTGAATCGTCAGGAATGTGAAGATGGTGCGTTATATGCTAAAGTAGCAGAGCAAAAATACAAGCTTGAGCCAAGTGCTGATGCCGCTCACAACCTAGCTAAAATGTTCATTAAGAAAAAGCAATTCTCTAAGAGTAAGGAATACCTTTCTAAGTCAATTGGTTTAGAAGAAGATGCTGAAGTTAAAGCAGATCTACATTTTAAATTGGCAAGTATTCTCCTTATGGAGCACAATCTTGTTGCTTCTAGAAACAATGCTTTAGCTGCCATCAAAAATAAGCCAAATTGGGGACAGCCATACTTGTTAATTGGTAAGTGTTATGCTGCAGGAAGTAAAGAATTTCCTGGTAAAATGCACGAGAAGCAGGCTGTGTATTGGGTTGCTGTTGACAAATTCATGAAAGCGAAAAGCGTAGATCCTGAATGTGCTGAAGAAGCGAATAAGCTAATCCAAACTTACTCGAAGTATTTCCCAGCTAAAGAAGAAGCATTTATGCAAGGTCTTAAAGAGGGTGAAACTTATAAAGTAGGTGATTGGATCAATGAAACAACTAAGATTAGACTAAACGAGTAA
- the lptC gene encoding LPS export ABC transporter periplasmic protein LptC: MKKTIQIEFIYKSIVALLGVTMLLSCENSIKEVKSITAEETRPETYGENVEFIFTDSTRIQYKAFAIVFLQIKNEEEEYDEFPKGGNVISYNKDGSQAWTIKSNYAKHIVKDQIWELRNDVVAVSDDGKTINTELMYWDQKSRKIYSDQYVRITEKDGQMLEGNSFTADDKLNQILLSQVSGEVFLEDKNIKE; the protein is encoded by the coding sequence TTGAAAAAGACGATTCAAATAGAATTCATATATAAAAGCATTGTTGCCCTTCTTGGGGTGACAATGCTTTTGTCTTGTGAAAACAGTATTAAAGAAGTTAAAAGCATAACTGCTGAGGAAACACGCCCAGAGACTTATGGCGAAAATGTAGAATTTATTTTTACAGATTCAACTCGAATTCAATATAAAGCATTTGCAATTGTTTTTTTGCAAATTAAAAATGAGGAAGAAGAGTATGATGAGTTTCCTAAGGGAGGGAATGTTATTTCATACAATAAAGATGGCTCTCAGGCGTGGACGATTAAATCCAATTATGCCAAACATATCGTTAAGGATCAGATTTGGGAACTTCGAAATGATGTTGTTGCCGTTAGTGATGATGGTAAAACGATAAATACAGAGCTTATGTATTGGGATCAGAAGAGTCGAAAGATCTATTCTGATCAGTATGTTCGAATTACGGAAAAAGACGGACAAATGTTGGAGGGGAATAGTTTTACAGCGGATGACAAACTGAATCAGATTTTATTGAGTCAGGTTAGCGGTGAAGTTTTTCTTGAAGACAAAAATATTAAGGAATAA